The following proteins are encoded in a genomic region of Dokdonia donghaensis DSW-1:
- a CDS encoding polysaccharide biosynthesis/export family protein, with the protein MSRITALFLFLSLLCTSCISKKEVLYFQDIEALNNQSDNTNYNTIIRPDDLLSITVSSQDPESVAIFNPMAGASNALRTTNERLGTYLVDSNGNIEFPFIGTLQIANKTRVEAIALLKGEVNKYAKEAVVDIRILNFSISVLGEVQRAGTFTIPNERITVLEALGLAGDMTIFGERKTVKIIREENGVKSYGELDFTSIDVVNSPFYYLQQNDVVIVSPNKAQVQSGAFNRNSTIFISIAGIIISVLTILTR; encoded by the coding sequence TTGAGTAGAATTACTGCTCTTTTTCTTTTTCTCAGTTTACTTTGTACTTCGTGTATTTCAAAAAAGGAAGTTTTATATTTTCAGGATATAGAAGCTTTAAATAATCAATCGGATAACACCAATTACAATACGATTATAAGACCTGATGATTTGTTATCTATTACAGTTTCATCTCAAGATCCAGAATCTGTTGCTATCTTTAATCCAATGGCAGGTGCATCAAATGCATTGAGAACAACAAACGAACGCCTTGGCACGTACCTAGTTGATTCTAATGGAAATATAGAATTTCCTTTTATTGGGACGCTACAAATAGCGAATAAAACTAGGGTAGAAGCTATAGCTTTGCTTAAAGGTGAGGTTAATAAATATGCAAAAGAGGCTGTTGTAGATATTCGTATTCTAAATTTTTCTATTTCAGTTTTAGGAGAAGTACAACGTGCAGGAACTTTTACAATTCCTAACGAAAGGATAACAGTTCTCGAAGCATTAGGTCTTGCAGGGGATATGACCATATTTGGTGAACGTAAAACTGTAAAAATCATAAGAGAAGAAAATGGAGTAAAAAGTTATGGAGAGCTTGACTTCACAAGCATTGATGTGGTTAATTCTCCATTTTATTACTTGCAACAGAATGATGTGGTAATTGTATCACCAAATAAAGCTCAAGTTCAGAGTGGTGCTTTTAACCGTAATTCAACTATTTTTATTTCAATTGCAGGTATTATTATATCTGTACTTACTATTCTTACTCGATAA